A window of Vulpes lagopus strain Blue_001 chromosome 21, ASM1834538v1, whole genome shotgun sequence contains these coding sequences:
- the LOC121479809 gene encoding basic proline-rich protein-like codes for MHPPRPPGGKAAPRCPPLPAPLPGQAAQWMHPPRPPGGKAAARCPPPRTPPPSRPRSGCTRRPPRREGCPPVSPPPHPSPEQAAQWMHPPTPQAGRLPPGVPPPAPLPRAGRAVDAPAAPPRPEGCPPVSPSPPRTPPPGRPRSGCTRRTPQAGRLPPGVPPPHPSPEQAVQWMHPPTPQAGRLPPVSPPPPHPSPEQAVQWMHPPRPPGGKAAPRCPPPAPLPRAGRAVDAPAAPPRREGCCPVSPPRTPPPSRPRSGCTRRPPRREGCPPVSPPPHPSPGQAAQWMHPPTPQAGRLPPGVPPPHPSPEQAAQWMHPPRPPGRKAAPRCPPPLPRTPPPGRPCSGCTRRTPQAGRLPPGVPPPAPLPRAGRAVDAPADPPGRKAAPGVPPSPHPSPEQAVQWMHPPRPPGGKAAPRCPPPAPLPRAGRAVDAPAAPPRREGCCPVSPSPPRTPPPGRPRSGCTRRATRASPGRPPRPGPPRSWCHTIIF; via the coding sequence ATGCACCCGCCGCGCCCCCCAGGCGGGAAGGCTGCCCCCCGgtgtccccccctccccgcccccctccccgggcaggCCGCGCAGTGGATGCACCCGCCGCGCCCCCCAGGCGGGAAGGCTGCTGCCCGGTgtccccccccccgcacccctcccccgaGCAGGCCGCGCAGTGGATGCACCCGCCGACCCCCCAGGCGGGAAGGCTGCCCCCCGGTgtccccccccccgcacccctcccccgaGCAGGCCGCGCAGTGGATGCACCCGCCGACCCCCCAGGCGGGAAGGCTGCCCCCCggtgtccccccccccgcccccctcccccgagcAGGCCGCGCAGTGGATGCACCCGCCGCGCCCCCCAGGCCGGAAGGCTGCCCCCCggtgtccccctcccctccccgcacccctcccccggGCAGGCCGCGCAGTGGATGCACCCGCCGCACCCCCCAGGCCGGAAGGCTGCCCCCCGGTgtcccccccccgcacccctcccccgaGCAGGCCGTGCAGTGGATGCACCCGCCGACCCCCCAGGCCGGAAGGCTGCCCCCggtgtccccccctcccccgcacccctcccccgaGCAGGCCGTGCAGTGGATGCACCCGCCGCGCCCCCCAGGCGGGAAGGCTGCCCCCCGGTgtcccccccccgcacccctcccccggGCAGGCCGCGCAGTGGATGCACCCGCCGCGCCCCCCAGGCGGGAAGGCTGCTGCCCGGTgtcccccccccgcacccctcccccgaGCAGGCCGCGCAGTGGATGCACCCGCCGACCCCCCAGGCGGGAAGGCTGCCCCCCGGTgtccccccccccgcacccctcccccggGCAGGCCGCGCAGTGGATGCACCCGCCGACCCCCCAGGCGGGAAGGCTGCCCCCCGGTgtcccccccccgcacccctcccccgaGCAGGCCGCGCAGTGGATGCACCCGCCGCGCCCCCCAGGCCGGAAGGCTGCCCCCCggtgtccccctcccctcccccgcacccctcccccggGCAGGCCGTGCAGTGGATGCACCCGCCGCACCCCCCAGGCCGGAAGGCTGCCCCCCGGTgtccccccccccgcacccctcccccgaGCAGGCCGTGCAGTGGATGCACCCGCCGACCCCCCAGGCCGGAAGGCTGCCCCCGgtgtccccccctccccgcacccctcccccgaGCAGGCCGTGCAGTGGATGCACCCGCCGCGCCCCCCAGGCGGGAAGGCTGCCCCCCGGTgtcccccccccgcacccctcccccggGCAGGCCGCGCAGTGGATGCACCCGCCGCACCCCCCAGGCGGGAAGGCTGCTGCCCggtgtccccctcccctccccgcacccctcccccggGCAGGCCGCGCAGTGGATGCACCCGCCGCGCTACCCGCGCGTCCCCGGGGCGCCCTCCGCGGCCAGGCCCCCCACGTTCCTGGTGccacacaattattttttaa